A stretch of the Ensifer sp. PDNC004 genome encodes the following:
- the rplS gene encoding 50S ribosomal protein L19 — protein sequence MNIIQQLEAEQAAKIAAKRTLPEFSAGDTLRVNVRVVEGNRTRVQAYEGVCIARSGGGINESFTVRKISYGEGVERVFPVYSPLVESVEVVRRGKVRRAKLYYLRDRRGKSARIVENTGTRARKLNEAERQAIAEEKARIEAEKVAAAQALAAEKAAAEAAEATAAAEAAAE from the coding sequence ATGAACATCATCCAGCAGCTGGAAGCCGAACAGGCCGCCAAGATTGCCGCCAAGCGCACGCTCCCGGAATTCTCCGCAGGCGACACGCTGCGCGTCAACGTCCGCGTTGTCGAAGGCAACCGTACCCGCGTACAGGCCTATGAAGGCGTTTGCATCGCTCGTTCGGGCGGCGGCATCAACGAGAGCTTCACCGTTCGCAAGATCTCCTACGGCGAAGGCGTCGAGCGCGTATTCCCGGTTTACTCCCCGCTCGTCGAGAGCGTCGAAGTGGTTCGCCGTGGTAAGGTGCGTCGCGCCAAGCTCTACTACCTGCGTGACCGTCGCGGCAAGTCGGCTCGTATCGTCGAGAACACCGGCACGCGCGCCCGCAAGCTGAACGAAGCCGAGCGTCAGGCGATTGCCGAGGAAAAGGCACGCATCGAGGCTGAAAAGGTTGCAGCAGCTCAGGCGCTCGCCGCCGAGAAGGCAGCAGCCGAAGCTGCCGAAGCAACGGCAGCAGCGGAAGCCGCAGCAGAATAA
- a CDS encoding transporter substrate-binding domain-containing protein, protein MTIRRHVLAGIAAALAVPFAFSAPAVASDLPDLGGKTVVVVTENAYPPLQFVDPKSGEAKGWEYDAMNEIAKRLNFKVEYQNTSWDAMIQAVHDGQYQIGMTGITIKDDRKEKVDFSDPYMRSQQFMLVRSDEVRFNDGKSFGAFADGLVGAQPGTSPFYTAVYEMLDGNEQNPRIKLFETFGATVQALKAGDVDVVLTDSVAAKGYVDSSEGKLKVVGGPLGTEDFGFIFPKGSDLVAPVNAAIKALKEDGTFDALDKKWFLEYKMGG, encoded by the coding sequence ATGACAATCCGTCGCCACGTGCTTGCGGGCATCGCAGCTGCACTTGCCGTTCCTTTCGCATTCTCTGCACCGGCCGTTGCCAGCGACCTGCCGGACCTCGGCGGCAAGACGGTTGTCGTCGTCACGGAAAACGCCTACCCGCCGCTGCAGTTCGTCGATCCGAAGTCCGGCGAAGCCAAGGGCTGGGAATACGACGCGATGAACGAGATCGCCAAGCGGTTGAATTTCAAGGTCGAATACCAGAACACCAGCTGGGACGCGATGATCCAGGCGGTGCATGACGGCCAGTACCAGATCGGCATGACCGGCATCACCATCAAGGACGATCGCAAGGAAAAGGTCGACTTTTCGGACCCCTACATGCGCTCGCAGCAGTTCATGCTGGTGCGCAGCGACGAGGTTCGCTTCAACGACGGCAAGAGCTTCGGCGCCTTTGCCGACGGCCTCGTCGGCGCGCAGCCGGGCACCTCGCCGTTCTACACCGCCGTCTACGAAATGCTCGACGGCAACGAGCAGAACCCGCGCATCAAGCTGTTCGAGACGTTTGGCGCGACCGTGCAGGCTTTGAAGGCCGGCGACGTCGACGTGGTTCTGACCGACAGCGTCGCCGCCAAGGGCTATGTCGATTCCTCCGAAGGAAAGCTCAAGGTCGTCGGCGGACCGCTCGGCACCGAGGATTTCGGCTTCATCTTCCCGAAGGGCTCGGATCTCGTTGCCCCGGTCAACGCCGCGATCAAGGCGCTGAAGGAAGACGGCACTTTCGACGCCCTCGATAAGAAGTGGTTCCTCGAATACAAGATGGGCGGCTGA
- a CDS encoding amino acid ABC transporter permease — protein MAAPQFSVMSGKGDYPWWLVALVVIAVALAAVIISNDIFSEVFTVVFKGLGVTVFVTLMGFVLATTLGLGIALMALSEHSSLRQIARFYTEVIRGVPILVLLFYIAFVGAPGLVVAANFISAPLISAGWMEPVVVRDISLMWRAILALMIGYSAFIAEVFRAGILSVDKGQVEAAKALGLSRYQRFRLVIFPQAIRVILPPLGNDFIAMVKDSSLVSVLGVADITQMGKVYASGSFRFFETYSIVAYVYLVLTIGLSLGLRGLERRLRRAEQR, from the coding sequence ATGGCCGCTCCACAATTTTCAGTCATGTCCGGCAAGGGCGACTATCCCTGGTGGTTGGTCGCCCTTGTTGTGATCGCAGTGGCGCTCGCCGCCGTGATCATCAGCAATGACATCTTCTCGGAAGTCTTCACCGTCGTCTTCAAGGGCCTTGGCGTCACCGTCTTCGTGACCCTCATGGGCTTCGTGCTGGCGACGACGCTCGGCCTCGGCATCGCGCTGATGGCGCTCTCCGAGCACTCGTCCCTTCGGCAGATCGCCCGCTTCTATACGGAAGTGATCCGCGGCGTGCCGATCCTGGTGCTTCTGTTCTACATTGCCTTCGTCGGCGCGCCGGGGCTCGTCGTCGCTGCCAATTTCATCTCAGCACCGCTGATTAGCGCCGGCTGGATGGAGCCGGTTGTCGTGCGCGACATCTCATTGATGTGGCGGGCGATCCTGGCGCTGATGATCGGCTATTCTGCGTTCATCGCCGAAGTGTTCCGGGCGGGTATCCTCTCGGTAGACAAGGGGCAGGTCGAAGCCGCCAAGGCGCTCGGGCTTTCACGCTACCAGCGCTTTCGTCTCGTCATCTTTCCGCAGGCGATCCGCGTGATCCTGCCGCCGCTTGGCAACGATTTTATCGCCATGGTCAAGGACAGTTCGCTCGTCTCGGTGCTCGGCGTCGCCGACATCACGCAGATGGGCAAGGTCTATGCCTCCGGCTCCTTTCGCTTCTTCGAGACCTATTCGATCGTTGCCTATGTCTATCTCGTGCTGACCATCGGTCTGTCGCTGGGATTGCGGGGGCTGGAGCGGCGGCTCAGGCGCGCGGAGCAGCGCTGA
- the leuC gene encoding 3-isopropylmalate dehydratase large subunit, with amino-acid sequence MSAPRTLYDKIWDDHLVNEQDDGTCLLYIDRHLVHEVTSPQAFEGLRMAGRQVRAPEKTLAVVDHNVPTSADRHLGIKNEESRIQVEALARNAADFGVEYYSENDKRQGIVHIVGPEQGFTLPGMTIVCGDSHTSTHGAFGSLAHGIGTSEVEHVLATQTLIQKKAKNMLVRVDGQLPPGVTAKDIILAIIGEIGTAGGTGHVIEFAGEAIRSLSMEGRMTICNMTIEGGARAGLIAPDETTFDYIKDKPRAPKGKAWDMALDYWKTLHTDEGAHYDRVVVLDAANLPPIVSWGSSPEDVISVQGIVPNPDEIQEENKRASKWRALDYMGLKPGTKITDIAVDRVFIGSCTNGRIEDLRAVAEVVEGRKVASTVSAMIVPGSGLVKEQAEAEGLDKIFKEAGFDWREPGCSMCLAMNDDRLKPGERCASTSNRNFEGRQGFKGRTHLVSPAMAAAAAVAGHFVDIREWK; translated from the coding sequence ATGAGCGCACCGCGTACCCTCTATGACAAGATCTGGGACGATCACCTGGTCAACGAACAGGACGACGGCACCTGTCTTCTCTACATCGACCGTCACCTCGTTCACGAAGTGACGAGTCCGCAGGCCTTCGAAGGTCTGCGCATGGCCGGCCGCCAGGTCCGCGCGCCGGAAAAGACGCTCGCTGTCGTCGACCATAACGTTCCGACCTCGGCCGACCGCCACCTCGGCATCAAGAACGAGGAAAGCCGCATCCAGGTCGAGGCGCTCGCCAGGAACGCAGCCGACTTCGGCGTCGAATACTACTCGGAAAACGACAAGCGCCAGGGCATCGTGCACATCGTCGGCCCGGAGCAGGGCTTCACCCTGCCGGGCATGACGATCGTCTGCGGCGACAGCCACACCTCGACGCACGGCGCCTTCGGTTCGCTGGCCCATGGCATCGGCACGTCGGAAGTCGAGCACGTGCTCGCCACCCAGACGCTGATCCAGAAGAAGGCGAAGAACATGTTGGTGCGCGTCGACGGCCAGCTGCCGCCGGGCGTTACCGCCAAGGACATCATTCTCGCCATCATCGGCGAGATCGGCACTGCCGGCGGCACCGGCCACGTCATCGAATTTGCCGGCGAAGCGATCCGCTCGCTGTCGATGGAAGGCCGCATGACCATCTGCAACATGACGATCGAAGGCGGCGCCCGCGCCGGCCTGATCGCGCCTGACGAAACGACGTTCGACTACATCAAGGACAAGCCGCGCGCTCCGAAGGGCAAGGCCTGGGACATGGCGCTCGACTACTGGAAGACGCTGCACACGGACGAGGGCGCGCACTACGATCGCGTCGTCGTGCTCGATGCCGCCAACCTGCCGCCGATCGTCTCCTGGGGCTCGTCGCCGGAAGACGTCATCTCGGTTCAGGGCATCGTTCCCAATCCGGACGAGATCCAGGAAGAGAACAAGCGGGCCTCCAAGTGGCGCGCGCTCGACTATATGGGCCTGAAGCCGGGCACGAAGATCACCGACATTGCCGTCGATCGCGTCTTCATCGGCTCGTGCACCAACGGCCGCATCGAGGATCTCCGGGCCGTGGCCGAGGTGGTCGAAGGCCGCAAGGTCGCCTCGACCGTTTCGGCGATGATCGTTCCGGGCTCCGGCCTCGTGAAGGAACAGGCCGAGGCCGAAGGTCTCGACAAGATCTTCAAGGAAGCCGGTTTCGACTGGCGCGAGCCGGGCTGCTCCATGTGCCTGGCGATGAACGACGACCGTCTGAAGCCGGGCGAGCGCTGCGCCTCCACCTCGAACCGCAACTTCGAAGGCCGTCAGGGCTTCAAGGGTCGCACGCATCTGGTCTCGCCGGCCATGGCGGCAGCGGCTGCGGTCGCCGGTCACTTCGTCGATATCCGCGAATGGAAATAA
- a CDS encoding histidine phosphatase family protein: MSEDLPVQRYRLLLLRHAKSAWPDGVADINRPLGERGRKSAPLMGGYMARHALVPDLALVSTAKRAQETWKLVSAALPPGIAVENTRAIYEVGAAQILSVLRATDPAIRTLLIVGHNPGMEDLAHELVGSGDADLRMRMADKFPTAALAVLEFEATGWRELLSGGARLARFVTPRSLD; this comes from the coding sequence ATGAGCGAAGATCTGCCTGTTCAGCGCTACCGTCTGCTGCTGTTGCGCCATGCCAAGTCCGCTTGGCCGGATGGCGTCGCCGACATCAACCGGCCGCTCGGCGAGCGCGGCCGCAAGTCGGCGCCACTGATGGGGGGCTACATGGCGCGGCATGCGCTTGTGCCGGATCTCGCCCTCGTCTCGACGGCGAAACGGGCGCAGGAGACCTGGAAGCTGGTATCTGCCGCCCTGCCGCCCGGCATCGCGGTCGAAAATACCCGGGCGATCTACGAGGTGGGCGCCGCGCAGATCCTCAGTGTCCTGCGCGCAACCGACCCGGCCATCAGAACACTGCTGATCGTCGGCCACAACCCCGGCATGGAGGACCTGGCGCACGAGCTCGTCGGATCCGGCGATGCGGATCTGCGCATGCGCATGGCGGACAAGTTTCCGACGGCAGCTCTTGCCGTCCTTGAATTCGAAGCGACAGGCTGGCGCGAGCTTTTGTCCGGCGGGGCCAGGCTGGCGCGCTTCGTGACGCCGCGTTCGCTCGATTGA
- a CDS encoding L,D-transpeptidase, whose amino-acid sequence MRKKTSGRRPAKSVITVRAAPRDRKRALVSFDGRVEHAAIGRSGITSLKREGDGATPRAAMKLIGGYVRRDRLLLPPTPLPTRTTRTGMLWCDAARHALYNRPVKAPFQPSHEEMMRDDGLYDICLVMDWNLLARRRNAGSAIFFHLIRPGYEPTQGCVAVSLPAMRRLIPHMRRGTVVKVI is encoded by the coding sequence ATGCGCAAGAAAACGTCGGGAAGAAGACCAGCCAAATCTGTCATCACCGTGCGCGCCGCACCGCGCGATCGCAAGCGGGCGCTCGTCTCGTTCGACGGCCGCGTCGAGCACGCCGCCATCGGGCGAAGCGGCATTACCAGCCTGAAGCGCGAGGGCGATGGCGCCACGCCACGCGCGGCGATGAAGCTGATCGGCGGCTATGTCAGGCGCGACCGGCTCTTGCTACCACCGACGCCGCTGCCGACCCGGACCACCCGCACGGGCATGCTCTGGTGCGACGCGGCGCGCCACGCGCTCTACAATCGCCCGGTCAAGGCGCCCTTCCAGCCGAGCCATGAGGAGATGATGCGTGACGACGGGCTCTACGACATCTGCCTGGTGATGGACTGGAACCTTCTCGCGCGCCGGCGAAATGCCGGTTCGGCGATCTTCTTCCACCTGATCCGGCCGGGCTACGAGCCGACGCAGGGCTGCGTCGCCGTCAGCCTGCCCGCGATGCGCCGGCTGATCCCGCATATGCGCCGCGGCACCGTCGTGAAGGTAATCTGA
- a CDS encoding response regulator transcription factor: protein MATRTILLVDDDNDLRETLVEQLSLYEEFDLIQEATAGKGIQTARAQQVDLLIMDVGLPDMDGREAVKLLRKGGFKAPIIMLTGHDTDSDTILGLEAGANDYVTKPFRFAVLLARIRAQLRQHEQSEDATFSVGPYTFKPSQKLLTLENGQKIRLTEKEAAIIRYLYRADQKVVTRDVLLEEVWGYNSGVTTHTLETHVYRLRQKIERDPSNAEILVTENGGYKIVP from the coding sequence ATGGCGACCCGTACCATTCTTCTTGTCGATGACGACAATGACCTGCGCGAGACCCTGGTCGAGCAGCTCTCGCTCTACGAGGAATTCGACCTCATCCAGGAAGCGACTGCCGGCAAGGGCATCCAGACGGCGCGTGCCCAGCAGGTGGACCTGTTGATCATGGATGTCGGCCTGCCGGACATGGACGGCCGCGAGGCGGTGAAGCTGCTGCGCAAGGGCGGCTTCAAGGCGCCGATCATCATGCTGACCGGCCACGATACCGATTCCGATACGATCCTCGGTCTCGAGGCCGGCGCCAACGATTATGTGACGAAGCCATTCCGTTTCGCCGTGCTGCTCGCCCGCATCCGCGCGCAGCTGCGCCAGCACGAGCAAAGCGAGGACGCGACCTTCAGCGTCGGGCCCTATACGTTCAAGCCCAGCCAGAAGCTGCTGACGCTCGAAAACGGCCAGAAGATCCGGCTGACCGAGAAGGAAGCGGCGATCATCCGCTATCTCTACCGCGCCGACCAGAAGGTGGTGACGCGCGACGTGCTCCTGGAAGAGGTCTGGGGCTACAATTCCGGCGTGACCACCCATACGCTCGAAACCCACGTCTATCGTCTGCGCCAGAAAATCGAGCGGGACCCTTCCAATGCCGAGATTTTGGTGACAGAGAACGGCGGCTACAAGATCGTTCCGTAG
- a CDS encoding cyclic nucleotide-binding domain-containing protein codes for MALNDDIVLLSNVPLFADISEDKLRLIAFGAERRRIFKGQELFREGAPADCAYAIASGSLSLSKVGVDGAETAVSTVSRGALLSELALISMVERKFTATAEEDSEVIRINRPLFRRMLEEYPEVAELVEARIRENLQAMIRRAGALAGRFA; via the coding sequence TTGGCGCTCAACGACGATATCGTGCTTCTGTCCAACGTGCCGCTGTTTGCCGATATCAGCGAGGACAAGCTGAGGCTGATCGCCTTCGGCGCGGAACGGCGCCGCATCTTCAAGGGACAGGAGCTGTTTCGAGAGGGCGCGCCGGCCGATTGTGCCTATGCGATCGCCAGCGGCAGCCTGTCCCTGTCGAAGGTCGGTGTCGACGGAGCCGAGACGGCGGTCTCGACGGTCAGCCGCGGGGCGCTTCTGTCGGAGCTGGCGCTGATCTCGATGGTCGAGCGCAAGTTCACGGCGACGGCCGAGGAAGACAGCGAAGTCATTCGCATCAATCGGCCGCTCTTCCGCCGCATGCTCGAGGAATATCCTGAAGTGGCCGAGCTCGTCGAAGCGCGCATCCGCGAAAACCTGCAGGCGATGATCCGCCGGGCCGGCGCGCTCGCCGGCCGTTTTGCCTGA
- a CDS encoding TonB-dependent siderophore receptor has product MSKTLPITFLRASRRTLSATTVLTASAVAMILSPAATRAQSAENQKTTRLEKIEATAGKAAATIAEDNDTIVPTRNVSALKTDTPLIETPRSVSVVTRKELEERGVQDMIQATRYAAGVTTGAFGFDPRFDQIYIRGFETTTTGDFRDGLRQPYMNYGTFPTEVYGLERIEILKGPVSVMYGAAGVGGIVNRISKMPEEETHREVELQYGTIGRAQAAFDVGGPITADGDVLYRIVGLLRNGETNYDVADDRYLLQPSVTWKPDEGTSLTIYGLGQKGESDASPRVLEHDGRLLRYSDPDYDYQKVGQVQAGYKFEHEFDNGLTFRQHGRVSDLDLKARYLQFGTEVAPGVFDRSPVAIKDDQRAYQIDNQLEAAFDTGAVSHTLLTGLDYTWITSDFGLGFGAVDPAYRFDLNNPTFGVGGPTPALTSFSGRDLRQTGIYVQDQLEFGNWRAVGGLRYDWVDQTSTDKNTGVVDRKDDGELTGQAGLLYLFDNGIAPYASYSTSFVPRTELSADGRVLDPTTGEQVELAVKYQPEGEAYSLSAAYYRIVESGAPQYVSDPSLPVGYYYKSAGEVTTNGFEVEGRREFDNGLSFIAAYNYNDAEITGNVDPSLIGNVPSTKPRHVASLWVNYLLPEDTQLAGLSLGGGVRLASSSYTSDANTAENGGAVYFDASIAYDFGVKNPELDGLSLAVSATNLGDRREGVCTDGYCYFGQGRTVLGSLKYRW; this is encoded by the coding sequence ATGTCGAAGACGTTGCCGATCACGTTCCTGCGCGCCTCGCGCCGCACGCTCTCCGCAACCACAGTTCTGACCGCGAGCGCTGTCGCCATGATCCTTTCGCCGGCAGCGACCCGTGCGCAATCGGCCGAAAACCAGAAGACCACCCGCTTGGAAAAGATCGAAGCGACGGCTGGCAAGGCGGCTGCGACGATCGCCGAGGACAATGACACGATCGTGCCGACACGCAACGTCTCGGCGCTGAAGACCGACACGCCGCTGATCGAAACGCCCCGTTCCGTCTCGGTCGTCACGCGCAAGGAGCTTGAAGAGCGCGGCGTGCAGGACATGATCCAGGCAACGCGCTATGCCGCCGGCGTTACCACCGGCGCTTTCGGCTTCGATCCGCGATTCGACCAGATCTATATCCGCGGTTTCGAGACGACGACGACCGGCGATTTCCGTGACGGCCTGCGCCAGCCCTACATGAACTACGGCACCTTCCCGACGGAGGTTTATGGCCTCGAGCGGATCGAGATCCTGAAAGGTCCGGTCTCGGTCATGTATGGTGCTGCCGGCGTCGGCGGTATCGTCAACCGCATCTCGAAGATGCCCGAAGAGGAGACCCACCGCGAGGTCGAGTTGCAATACGGCACGATCGGCCGCGCCCAGGCCGCCTTCGATGTCGGTGGGCCGATAACGGCCGACGGCGACGTCCTCTACCGCATCGTCGGGCTTCTACGAAACGGCGAGACCAACTACGACGTTGCCGACGACCGTTACCTGCTGCAGCCCTCCGTCACCTGGAAGCCGGACGAAGGCACGTCGCTGACGATTTACGGCCTCGGGCAGAAAGGCGAAAGCGACGCCAGCCCGCGCGTACTCGAGCATGACGGCCGATTGCTGCGCTACAGCGACCCGGACTACGACTACCAGAAGGTCGGCCAGGTCCAGGCCGGTTACAAGTTCGAGCACGAATTCGACAACGGCCTGACCTTTCGCCAGCACGGGCGCGTCAGCGATCTGGATTTGAAGGCCCGTTACCTGCAATTCGGGACAGAGGTGGCGCCCGGCGTGTTCGACCGCTCGCCCGTCGCCATCAAGGACGACCAGCGCGCCTACCAGATCGACAACCAGCTCGAAGCCGCCTTCGACACCGGTGCGGTCTCGCACACACTGCTGACCGGCCTCGACTACACCTGGATCACCTCCGACTTCGGCCTCGGCTTCGGCGCCGTCGATCCGGCCTATCGCTTCGACCTCAACAACCCGACCTTCGGCGTCGGCGGTCCGACGCCAGCGCTGACCAGCTTCAGCGGGCGGGATCTGCGTCAGACCGGCATCTATGTCCAGGATCAGCTGGAGTTCGGCAACTGGCGCGCCGTCGGCGGTCTTCGCTACGACTGGGTCGACCAGACCAGCACCGACAAGAACACCGGCGTCGTCGATCGCAAGGACGATGGCGAACTCACCGGACAGGCGGGCCTGCTCTACCTCTTCGACAACGGCATTGCGCCCTATGCCAGCTACAGCACCTCCTTCGTGCCGCGTACCGAGCTTTCAGCCGATGGCCGCGTGCTCGATCCGACGACCGGCGAGCAGGTCGAACTGGCCGTGAAGTACCAGCCGGAAGGCGAAGCCTATTCTCTGAGCGCGGCCTATTACCGGATCGTCGAAAGCGGCGCGCCGCAATATGTGTCCGACCCGTCCCTTCCCGTCGGCTACTACTACAAGTCGGCCGGCGAGGTGACGACCAACGGTTTCGAGGTGGAAGGACGCCGGGAGTTCGACAACGGCCTGAGCTTTATCGCCGCCTATAACTATAACGACGCCGAAATCACCGGAAACGTCGATCCGTCGCTGATCGGCAACGTGCCGTCGACGAAGCCGCGCCACGTCGCATCGCTGTGGGTGAACTATCTCCTGCCCGAAGACACGCAGCTTGCGGGCCTGAGCCTCGGCGGCGGCGTGCGGCTGGCGTCAAGCTCCTACACATCCGATGCCAACACCGCCGAGAACGGTGGCGCCGTCTATTTCGACGCCTCGATCGCCTATGACTTCGGCGTCAAGAACCCCGAACTCGACGGATTGTCGCTCGCCGTCAGCGCCACCAATCTCGGCGACCGCCGCGAAGGGGTCTGCACCGATGGCTATTGCTATTTCGGCCAGGGCCGCACGGTGCTCGGTTCGCTGAAGTATCGGTGGTAA
- a CDS encoding exodeoxyribonuclease III, which produces MALSVATWNINSVRLRMPLVEHLLKTWQPDILCLQETKCPNDQFPSKPLKALGYNHIEMHGQKGYHGVATISRLPLHELSDRRDYCGVGDARHLSVVFEAGGKKIRLHNFYVPAGGDEPDRSINPKFGHKLDFVEEMKLLHAEAEAGISSILVGDLNIAPLEHDVWSHKQLLKIVSHTPIETEGLTMVMNGGGWVDLMRQHAPSPTKLYTWWSYRAKDWEAADRGRRLDHIWSSADLAPALKNVDILREARGWERPSDHVPVIAHFDI; this is translated from the coding sequence ATGGCCCTTTCCGTCGCCACTTGGAACATCAACTCCGTTCGCCTGCGCATGCCGCTGGTCGAGCATCTCTTGAAGACCTGGCAGCCCGATATCCTCTGCCTGCAGGAAACCAAGTGCCCGAACGACCAGTTTCCCTCCAAGCCCTTGAAGGCGCTCGGCTACAATCATATCGAGATGCACGGCCAGAAGGGCTATCACGGCGTGGCGACGATCTCGCGCCTGCCGCTGCATGAGCTTAGCGACCGGCGCGACTATTGCGGCGTCGGCGACGCCCGCCACCTCTCGGTCGTCTTCGAGGCGGGCGGCAAGAAGATCCGGCTGCATAATTTCTACGTGCCGGCCGGCGGCGACGAGCCGGATCGCAGCATCAACCCGAAATTCGGTCACAAGCTCGATTTCGTCGAGGAGATGAAACTGCTGCACGCGGAAGCCGAAGCCGGCATTTCCTCGATCCTCGTCGGCGACCTCAACATCGCGCCGCTGGAACACGACGTCTGGTCGCACAAGCAGCTCCTGAAGATCGTCAGCCATACGCCGATCGAGACCGAAGGTCTGACCATGGTCATGAACGGCGGCGGCTGGGTCGACCTGATGCGCCAGCACGCGCCATCCCCGACCAAGCTCTACACCTGGTGGAGCTACCGGGCGAAAGACTGGGAGGCCGCCGACCGTGGCCGCCGGCTCGACCATATCTGGTCGTCCGCCGACCTCGCGCCGGCGCTTAAGAACGTCGACATCCTGCGGGAAGCGCGCGGCTGGGAGCGCCCCTCCGACCACGTGCCCGTCATCGCGCACTTCGACATCTAG
- a CDS encoding outer membrane lipoprotein carrier protein LolA, whose product MTETKTGERNHPVMSRRLFVCGLAALGGIGGTGLNLGPAFAQAPSAAQKIADHFSSVKTMAGEFVQFGPRGEQTGGKFYIRRPGRIRFNYEAPSPMRVIADGKSVVIGNMKLKTWDIYPLSKTPLNLLLSERIDLTGKMVRGVKEESDLITIVLGDRSIFGDSTITMMFDPKTYDLRQWTITDAQKKDTSVMIFNVQTGMALDDKVFQIPYDEVRNKKGG is encoded by the coding sequence ATGACAGAGACTAAGACTGGCGAGCGCAACCACCCGGTGATGTCGCGCCGCCTCTTCGTGTGCGGGCTTGCGGCACTTGGCGGCATCGGCGGCACCGGTCTTAACCTCGGCCCGGCCTTCGCGCAGGCCCCGAGCGCTGCCCAGAAGATCGCCGACCATTTCTCCTCGGTGAAGACCATGGCCGGCGAATTCGTGCAGTTCGGCCCGCGCGGCGAGCAGACCGGCGGCAAGTTCTATATCCGCCGTCCCGGCCGCATCCGCTTCAATTACGAGGCCCCCTCGCCGATGCGCGTCATCGCCGACGGCAAGTCCGTCGTCATCGGCAACATGAAGCTCAAGACCTGGGACATCTATCCGCTGTCGAAGACACCGCTCAATCTGCTGCTGAGCGAGCGGATCGACCTGACCGGCAAGATGGTGCGTGGCGTCAAGGAAGAGTCCGATCTCATCACCATCGTGCTCGGCGACCGCTCGATCTTCGGCGATTCGACCATCACCATGATGTTCGACCCGAAGACCTACGACCTGCGCCAGTGGACAATCACCGACGCCCAGAAGAAGGACACCTCGGTGATGATCTTCAACGTCCAGACCGGCATGGCGCTGGACGACAAGGTCTTCCAGATCCCCTATGACGAGGTTCGCAACAAGAAGGGCGGCTGA